A part of Spiribacter vilamensis genomic DNA contains:
- a CDS encoding 50S ribosomal protein L25/general stress protein Ctc, with translation MSVELKLDAAVRDDQGKGASRRLRRAKRVPGILYGADKKPVSLSFDEEQILRLLREEAFFSQILDVKVKGKRTEKAILKDLQRHPFKPLVTHLDLLRIKAGEKMRQQVPIHLLNQEEAVGVKQGHGVIHHDLIEIDVECMPDDLPTAIELDVIELDVGDSVHLSQIEAPAGVSFPGLDVENDHDPVLVSIHMPRKAVEEGDEDAEESDDGADTGESGDTDEQG, from the coding sequence ATGAGTGTTGAACTGAAACTGGATGCCGCCGTACGCGACGACCAGGGGAAAGGTGCGAGCCGCCGCCTGCGTCGTGCAAAACGGGTGCCCGGTATCCTCTACGGCGCGGACAAGAAACCCGTCTCGCTGTCCTTCGACGAAGAGCAGATCCTGCGTCTGCTGCGCGAAGAGGCCTTTTTCTCCCAGATCCTGGATGTGAAGGTGAAGGGTAAGCGCACGGAGAAGGCCATTCTCAAGGACCTCCAGCGTCATCCGTTCAAGCCGCTGGTCACCCACCTCGATCTGCTGCGAATCAAGGCCGGGGAGAAGATGCGCCAGCAGGTGCCGATCCATCTGCTCAACCAGGAGGAAGCGGTCGGCGTGAAGCAGGGCCACGGGGTTATTCACCACGATCTGATCGAGATCGACGTCGAGTGCATGCCCGACGACCTGCCCACCGCCATCGAGCTGGATGTTATCGAGCTCGACGTCGGTGACTCAGTCCATCTGTCGCAGATCGAGGCGCCGGCGGGGGTGAGCTTTCCCGGGCTGGATGTCGAGAATGATCATGACCCGGTGCTCGTCAGCATCCATATGCCGCGCAAGGCGGTCGAGGAGGGCGACGAAGACGCCGAGGAGTCTGATGATGGTGCCGACACCGGCGAGTCGGGTGACACCGACGAGCAGGGCTGA
- the pth gene encoding aminoacyl-tRNA hydrolase: MTATPIRLIAGLGNPGPKYAGTRHNAGFWLVERVADRLGVDLRSERKFHGATGRYRADGADLHLLCPDTFMNHSGRAVAALARFHRIDPEAVLIVHDEIDLPAGVVRLKRGGGHGGHNGLRDIVGALGSREFARLRVGVGHPGNSDQVIPYVLHAPSRDERLAIDSAVDAGAAQVPELAIGHWDTAQQQLHTRG, from the coding sequence ATGACCGCAACACCTATCCGTCTGATCGCCGGGCTCGGTAACCCCGGCCCGAAGTACGCAGGAACCCGGCATAACGCCGGGTTCTGGCTTGTAGAGCGGGTGGCCGACCGGCTCGGCGTGGATCTGCGCAGCGAGCGCAAATTCCATGGCGCGACCGGGCGTTACCGTGCCGACGGGGCCGATCTGCATCTGCTCTGCCCGGATACGTTCATGAATCACAGCGGTCGGGCGGTAGCGGCACTGGCGCGGTTTCACCGAATCGATCCCGAGGCGGTGCTGATTGTCCATGACGAAATCGATCTGCCGGCCGGCGTGGTCCGGCTCAAGCGGGGCGGTGGTCATGGCGGGCATAACGGGTTGCGAGACATTGTTGGCGCGCTCGGTAGCCGCGAGTTCGCCCGCCTCCGCGTCGGCGTAGGGCATCCGGGGAACAGCGACCAGGTGATCCCCTACGTTCTCCATGCGCCGTCCAGGGACGAGCGCTTGGCGATCGATTCGGCGGTCGACGCCGGGGCGGCACAGGTACCCGAGCTGGCCATCGGCCATTGGGACACGGCGCAACAACAGCTACATACGCGAGGCTAG
- the ychF gene encoding redox-regulated ATPase YchF, which translates to MGFKCGIVGLPNVGKSTLFNALTQNGIPAENYPFCTIDPNVGIVPVPDPRLDRLAALVKPKSVVPTTMEFVDIAGLVAGASRGEGLGNQFLANIRETDAIAHVVRCFESEDVHHVEGRVDPVADIETINTELLLADMETVDKALDRYGRRAKSGDKTAIAMRDALQAMATGLDAGQPIRAQELDDSGREVLRELHLLTAKPVLYVANVNEEGLSGNAALTDLEQLAERENARVVPVCAAIEAELSQLDAEERSEMLAAYGLEEPGLNRVIRAGYSLLALQTFFTAGPKEVRAWTVPEGATAPEAASRIHSDIQRGFIRAEVIAVDEYLQAGSEHAAKEAGRMRLEGKEYIMREGDVCHFRFNV; encoded by the coding sequence ATGGGCTTTAAATGCGGCATCGTGGGCCTGCCCAACGTTGGCAAGTCGACGTTATTCAATGCCCTGACACAGAATGGTATCCCGGCGGAGAATTACCCGTTCTGCACCATCGATCCGAACGTCGGCATTGTCCCGGTTCCCGATCCGCGTTTGGATCGGCTGGCCGCGCTCGTCAAGCCGAAAAGCGTTGTCCCTACGACGATGGAGTTCGTCGACATCGCCGGGCTCGTCGCCGGGGCCTCCCGGGGCGAGGGACTGGGCAACCAGTTTCTCGCCAACATTCGCGAGACCGATGCTATCGCGCACGTGGTGCGCTGCTTCGAGAGCGAGGATGTCCACCACGTCGAAGGGCGGGTCGATCCGGTTGCCGATATCGAGACCATTAACACCGAATTGTTGCTGGCGGATATGGAAACCGTGGACAAGGCGCTGGACCGGTATGGTCGGCGGGCGAAGTCGGGCGACAAGACGGCGATCGCCATGCGCGATGCCCTGCAGGCCATGGCGACCGGACTCGATGCCGGTCAGCCGATCCGGGCGCAGGAACTGGACGACAGCGGTCGGGAGGTACTGCGGGAACTGCACCTGCTGACCGCCAAGCCGGTTCTCTACGTCGCGAACGTCAATGAAGAGGGGCTGAGTGGCAATGCGGCACTCACCGACCTCGAGCAGCTCGCGGAACGGGAGAACGCCCGGGTCGTTCCGGTGTGCGCGGCGATCGAGGCGGAGCTCTCGCAGCTGGATGCCGAGGAGCGCAGCGAGATGCTGGCCGCCTACGGTCTCGAAGAACCGGGGCTCAACCGGGTGATCCGGGCCGGGTATTCGTTACTCGCCCTGCAGACGTTCTTCACGGCAGGTCCGAAGGAAGTGCGGGCCTGGACGGTGCCCGAGGGTGCCACGGCGCCGGAGGCGGCGAGCCGGATCCATAGTGATATCCAGCGGGGTTTCATCCGCGCCGAGGTCATCGCGGTGGATGAATATCTTCAGGCCGGGAGCGAGCATGCTGCCAAGGAAGCCGGCCGGATGCGGCTCGAGGGCAAGGAGTACATCATGCGTGAGGGAGATGTCTGCCATTTCCGCTTCAACGTGTGA